The Coprobacter tertius genome includes a region encoding these proteins:
- a CDS encoding alpha-L-arabinofuranosidase C-terminal domain-containing protein: MRTKFSKQRILLIILTCLSFSLEAQVRITVDAAKTENRIIPYLYGACIEDVNHEIYGGLYDQRIFGESFEEPVPQPKFKHFTPYEGNWNVTSRELSVSRHAGAKLVYDPILLDTGTVETEIKFENDGENAGLLLRVTKPGNGADRFYGYEVSLSADGKKIVIGKHKNNFAPIKEVPINCNPKEWNLLKAAMHNGKIRVFLNNKIIYTFDDYDESLKNGKIALRTWNSNVKFRNVKVSSDNSSETLTFTTIPQPQISDRWDAVKNKNVSFSFFLDTYDAYNGKNSQVIEYISGNGSIGISNSSLNRWGIAVNKGQTFKGRLYLKSPNLKGNVTVALQSNDGKKEYARYKINGVNEKWNKYSFELTSNNNDTNARFTIFIDKPGKLWIDQVTLMSTGKYQFKGLPFRNDIGQAIVNQGLNFLRYGGTMVNAPEYRFKKMIGDRDKRPPYRGHWYSYSTNGFGIEDFLQFCEAAGFTPSFAINIEETAEDAADMIEYLNGSTDTKWGKIRAQNGHPKPYGVKYIEIGNEEVIHSDDAAGYDHYIDRFNEIYEAIRSKDTSVVFINAAWWRPNSPNMERVFHALNGKAAYWDYHPWADDANSGERVEKELICMRNLFKKWDKNTTMKCAIFEENGNTHNMQRALGHATIMNTNRRIGDFLLTSCAANALQPYRQNDNGWDQGQIFFTPSQVWGMPPYYAQQMAAETHQPLRVYSNVEGKEKKLDVTATRSENGKELVLHIVNTEKSSVSADLTINGFGKIKKAKTITLSGNPNDINTPDQPKRITPEGKEIKKSGKQAYEIAPFSYTIFVFSK; this comes from the coding sequence ATGAGAACAAAATTCTCAAAACAAAGAATCCTACTAATTATTTTGACATGTCTGTCTTTTTCATTAGAGGCACAAGTAAGAATTACGGTTGACGCAGCTAAAACCGAGAATCGCATTATCCCTTATCTTTATGGCGCATGCATAGAAGATGTAAACCATGAAATATATGGAGGATTGTATGATCAACGTATATTTGGCGAAAGTTTCGAAGAACCAGTTCCTCAACCCAAATTCAAGCATTTTACACCTTATGAAGGAAACTGGAATGTCACATCGAGAGAATTATCGGTATCCCGTCATGCAGGTGCCAAACTGGTATATGACCCAATACTACTCGATACCGGTACAGTTGAAACAGAAATAAAATTCGAGAACGACGGAGAAAATGCAGGGTTGTTATTACGCGTTACGAAGCCGGGTAATGGAGCCGATCGTTTTTACGGTTATGAAGTAAGCTTATCGGCCGATGGAAAAAAGATCGTTATCGGAAAACATAAAAATAATTTCGCCCCGATAAAAGAAGTCCCGATAAACTGCAATCCGAAAGAATGGAATCTCCTGAAAGCGGCAATGCATAACGGTAAAATAAGAGTTTTCCTGAATAACAAAATCATTTATACATTCGACGACTATGACGAGTCACTGAAAAATGGAAAAATTGCACTTCGAACCTGGAATTCGAACGTAAAATTCCGCAATGTAAAAGTGAGCTCTGATAACTCATCGGAAACATTAACTTTCACAACTATTCCCCAACCACAAATAAGTGACCGGTGGGATGCTGTAAAAAATAAAAATGTCTCGTTCTCTTTCTTTCTCGATACCTACGATGCTTATAACGGCAAAAACTCACAAGTCATAGAATATATCTCTGGTAACGGCTCGATCGGTATCAGCAACTCCAGCCTCAACCGCTGGGGCATTGCAGTAAATAAAGGGCAGACTTTTAAAGGTCGGCTCTATTTGAAAAGCCCTAATCTAAAAGGAAATGTTACCGTAGCCCTTCAAAGTAACGATGGAAAAAAAGAATATGCACGCTACAAAATCAACGGAGTTAACGAAAAATGGAACAAATATTCTTTCGAACTCACATCGAATAATAACGATACCAACGCCCGTTTCACAATTTTTATAGACAAACCCGGAAAGCTTTGGATTGATCAGGTTACTTTAATGTCGACGGGGAAATATCAATTTAAAGGACTCCCTTTTAGAAACGACATAGGACAAGCCATTGTAAATCAAGGTCTTAACTTTTTACGATATGGAGGTACGATGGTAAATGCACCCGAATACCGATTTAAAAAAATGATCGGAGACCGGGATAAACGGCCACCTTACCGAGGACATTGGTACTCTTACTCGACAAATGGCTTCGGTATCGAAGATTTTCTGCAATTCTGTGAAGCTGCCGGTTTTACTCCGTCTTTTGCAATCAATATTGAAGAAACCGCTGAAGACGCAGCCGACATGATTGAATATCTGAACGGTTCTACCGATACGAAATGGGGGAAAATAAGAGCCCAAAACGGGCATCCGAAACCTTACGGCGTAAAATATATCGAAATCGGCAACGAAGAAGTTATCCACAGCGACGATGCTGCTGGATACGATCATTACATAGACCGTTTTAACGAAATATACGAAGCCATACGCTCGAAAGACACCTCAGTGGTATTTATCAATGCAGCCTGGTGGCGGCCTAACTCTCCTAATATGGAGCGGGTCTTCCATGCTCTCAATGGCAAAGCTGCTTACTGGGATTATCATCCTTGGGCCGATGACGCAAACTCGGGAGAAAGAGTAGAAAAAGAGTTGATATGTATGCGCAACCTATTCAAAAAGTGGGATAAAAACACAACTATGAAATGTGCTATTTTCGAAGAAAACGGCAATACTCATAATATGCAACGCGCATTGGGCCATGCGACAATTATGAATACCAACCGGCGTATAGGAGATTTTCTACTAACTTCTTGTGCTGCCAATGCTCTGCAGCCATATCGGCAAAATGATAACGGATGGGACCAGGGACAAATATTTTTCACCCCATCGCAAGTATGGGGAATGCCGCCTTATTATGCCCAACAAATGGCAGCAGAAACACATCAGCCATTAAGAGTATACAGCAACGTCGAAGGTAAAGAAAAGAAACTCGACGTTACAGCGACTCGTAGTGAAAACGGCAAAGAACTGGTTTTACATATTGTAAATACAGAAAAATCTTCTGTATCGGCAGACCTTACTATAAACGGATTCGGGAAAATAAAAAAAGCAAAAACCATCACATTATCTGGAAATCCGAATGACATAAATACTCCCGACCAACCGAAACGAATCACTCCTGAAGGAAAAGAAATAAAAAAATCGGGAAAGCAGGCGTACGAAATAGCCCCGTTCTCTTATACGATTTTTGTTTTTTCAAAATAA
- a CDS encoding DUF418 domain-containing protein: MLIGRAGIHKSEEKMRKYSKKVLPMSITAFVLFYGISLILSSIDIEGFALRTGTALFRSYASLAQMLIYICCFILLYYNNFNARKIFDRIAPVGRMSVTNYMAQSFIGVFLFYGFGANLAAQLSFLQCMLLGLVIYAVQVLYSNWWIKRYYYGPMEWIWRIITWMKPVPLRRNATSRQTVVDTK; encoded by the coding sequence ATGCTCATCGGACGTGCAGGAATACATAAGAGCGAAGAAAAAATGAGAAAATACAGTAAAAAGGTACTTCCTATGAGCATTACGGCTTTCGTATTATTTTATGGGATCTCTCTTATACTCTCTTCAATAGATATAGAAGGATTTGCGCTACGTACAGGAACAGCCTTATTCCGCTCCTACGCATCTCTCGCCCAAATGTTAATTTATATCTGTTGCTTCATCCTCCTTTACTACAATAATTTCAATGCACGAAAGATATTCGATCGAATCGCTCCGGTGGGACGAATGAGTGTAACAAATTACATGGCCCAATCTTTTATCGGTGTATTTCTTTTTTATGGATTCGGAGCCAACCTGGCGGCACAACTCAGTTTTCTGCAATGTATGCTTTTAGGGCTTGTCATTTATGCCGTTCAGGTATTATATAGTAACTGGTGGATAAAACGTTATTATTACGGTCCGATGGAATGGATATGGAGAATCATTACCTGGATGAAGCCGGTTCCCCTCCGCCGCAACGCAACCTCACGGCAAACAGTCGTTGACACTAAATAA
- a CDS encoding GntR family transcriptional regulator has product MFMNESKYKQVVNYVIEGICKGTYKKGDWIPSINDFRKLFGLSRDTVFAGIRELKSKGIIGSNPGVGYYIMSTRVSSVHNIFLLFNEFNEFKEDLYNSFMDSVGKSAHVDLYFHNYNRKVFETLINEANDKYTSYVIMPGKFEGIGSLLSSLSGNVYLLDHFHPELKGKYSSVAQNFEKDTYEALVSGLGYLRKYKRIIMVQKDRKEPVERYTGLRIFCTEYDFIHRYIGTTHERIIKEGDVFMVVNDRDLVDLLKQASKQNLTPGKEFGIISYNDTPLKEILAGGITTLSTDFKQMGRTMAALINKKTIETIENPWKLDIRKSL; this is encoded by the coding sequence ATTTTTATGAATGAATCGAAATATAAACAGGTTGTTAATTATGTTATCGAAGGGATTTGTAAAGGTACTTACAAAAAAGGAGATTGGATTCCTTCGATTAATGACTTCAGAAAACTGTTCGGATTATCTCGGGATACTGTTTTTGCCGGTATTCGGGAATTGAAATCTAAGGGTATTATCGGTTCCAATCCTGGTGTTGGGTATTATATTATGAGCACACGGGTTTCGTCGGTACATAATATTTTTTTATTATTCAACGAATTCAATGAATTTAAAGAAGATTTATATAATTCTTTTATGGATTCGGTTGGAAAGTCGGCTCATGTCGATCTTTATTTTCATAATTATAACCGAAAAGTTTTCGAGACATTAATAAATGAAGCGAATGATAAATATACTTCTTATGTTATTATGCCGGGGAAATTCGAAGGAATAGGATCTTTGTTATCTTCATTGTCGGGAAATGTTTATTTGTTAGATCATTTCCATCCCGAATTAAAGGGGAAGTATTCTTCGGTTGCTCAAAATTTCGAGAAAGATACGTACGAAGCATTGGTTTCGGGGTTAGGGTATCTCAGAAAATACAAACGAATCATTATGGTACAGAAAGATCGTAAAGAACCGGTTGAAAGGTACACGGGATTGCGTATTTTTTGTACCGAATACGATTTTATACATCGTTATATCGGTACAACTCACGAACGCATTATAAAAGAAGGGGACGTTTTTATGGTGGTAAACGACAGAGACCTTGTAGATTTATTGAAACAAGCGTCGAAGCAAAATCTTACGCCCGGTAAAGAGTTTGGCATTATATCTTATAACGATACTCCCCTTAAAGAAATTTTGGCAGGAGGAATTACTACCTTATCGACTGATTTTAAACAAATGGGACGTACGATGGCCGCACTTATAAACAAGAAAACGATCGAGACAATCGAAAATCCGTGGAAACTTGATATCCGTAAATCGTTATAA
- a CDS encoding DUF418 domain-containing protein, translating to MNSSTMLTKTNRIEVADVLRGFAVLGITLIHFIERFSLNSHPIETNNFLLFTDRIIWDSVFFNFSGKAYCIFALLFGFSFFIQDNSQKEKGKDFRRRFAWRLVLLFFIACINSALFPGEILVLYALLGYVLIAVCRLSSRTVLIIAIILLLQPIEWGQIIYALIHPEYIINAQLDAPYWEMVNAAQKEASFFEMCKTAIWTGNIANMGWMLLHGRITQTAGLFMIGMLIGRNYLFLFSEKNIKFWMIAFIIATITFFPLYGLISVLPDFISRESLLVPSTLLLQSLSNIAYTGILFAGIILLYYLTKFKRILHLLAPYGRMSLTNYLSQSFIGGFLFYNWGLELYRYTGITVSFLMGVCVFLLQYFFCLWWLHSHRQGPLEWLWKKATWIKIRKKIISSTVLS from the coding sequence ATGAATTCATCTACTATGCTTACTAAAACCAATCGTATAGAAGTAGCAGATGTATTACGAGGTTTTGCCGTATTAGGTATTACCCTGATCCATTTTATCGAACGATTTAGCCTCAATAGCCATCCGATAGAAACCAACAACTTTTTACTATTTACAGACAGAATAATCTGGGATAGCGTGTTTTTTAATTTTTCGGGAAAAGCCTACTGTATTTTCGCATTGCTTTTCGGATTCAGCTTTTTTATTCAAGACAACTCTCAAAAAGAAAAAGGAAAAGATTTTCGAAGACGGTTCGCATGGCGATTAGTATTACTTTTTTTTATAGCATGTATCAATTCAGCTTTATTCCCCGGAGAAATATTAGTTCTTTATGCGTTACTCGGCTATGTACTGATTGCAGTATGTCGCCTCTCTTCCCGCACAGTTTTAATAATAGCGATTATACTTTTACTGCAACCCATTGAATGGGGACAAATAATTTATGCCCTCATACACCCCGAATATATTATTAATGCGCAACTCGATGCACCTTATTGGGAGATGGTTAATGCAGCACAAAAAGAAGCTTCATTCTTCGAAATGTGTAAAACTGCAATTTGGACAGGCAATATAGCCAATATGGGCTGGATGCTATTACACGGAAGAATTACTCAAACTGCAGGATTATTTATGATCGGTATGTTAATAGGACGCAATTATCTGTTCCTCTTTTCGGAGAAAAACATTAAATTCTGGATGATAGCTTTCATCATAGCCACTATAACTTTTTTCCCGCTATATGGATTAATATCCGTACTCCCCGATTTTATAAGTCGAGAGTCGCTGCTCGTACCTTCTACCCTCCTGCTACAGTCACTTTCGAATATTGCCTATACAGGCATACTGTTTGCCGGGATAATTCTTCTTTATTACCTAACGAAGTTTAAACGCATTCTGCATCTTTTAGCACCATATGGACGTATGAGTTTAACAAACTATCTATCGCAATCTTTCATCGGAGGATTTTTATTCTACAATTGGGGATTGGAACTTTACCGATATACAGGAATTACAGTAAGTTTTCTTATGGGAGTATGCGTATTCCTTTTACAATACTTTTTCTGTCTTTGGTGGCTTCATTCACATCGCCAAGGGCCATTAGAATGGTTATGGAAAAAAGCGACCTGGATTAAAATAAGGAAAAAAATAATTTCATCAACCGTTTTATCTTAA
- a CDS encoding ferritin-like domain-containing protein — MINYIDRMADSLVDVLKYSQTEVEWPEPADLKPNDGVKPEWFYPAIENAEYSEISSILQYTQQEALFDEIGELMLGIALVEMKHFASVRDAIVALGGKLPQPFDNKNIKLGTNASEALILAAQAEIETIKFYKSIKTYLIETTDSVNITRQLLTKLIADETLHLKMINDRLKNIIGDEKEYNDIIKNKLPQINLYFS, encoded by the coding sequence ATGATAAATTACATTGATAGAATGGCCGATTCTTTGGTCGACGTACTGAAATACTCACAAACCGAAGTAGAATGGCCCGAACCCGCAGATCTAAAACCCAACGACGGTGTAAAACCCGAATGGTTCTATCCGGCGATTGAGAATGCCGAATATTCCGAAATTTCATCAATTCTACAATATACGCAACAAGAGGCTCTATTCGATGAGATAGGAGAACTAATGCTTGGTATTGCATTAGTAGAAATGAAACATTTCGCTTCGGTAAGAGATGCTATTGTAGCATTAGGTGGGAAATTACCACAACCTTTCGATAACAAAAATATAAAACTGGGAACAAATGCCTCGGAAGCTCTTATTTTAGCCGCCCAGGCCGAAATTGAGACCATAAAGTTTTATAAATCAATAAAAACTTATCTAATCGAAACCACAGATTCGGTAAATATCACCCGGCAGTTGCTGACCAAGCTTATTGCCGATGAAACTCTTCACCTGAAAATGATTAATGATCGGTTGAAAAATATCATTGGGGATGAAAAAGAATATAACGATATAATAAAAAATAAATTACCCCAAATAAATTTATATTTTTCATAA
- a CDS encoding mannose-1-phosphate guanylyltransferase: MKDRYCVIMSGGIGSRFWPFSRTDRPKQFLDFFGTGRTLLQSTYDRFSRIIPPENIFISTNELYAELVSDQLPEVEEDHILLEPQRRNTAPCIAWAAYHIQALNPNANIVVTPCDHLILREDTFAESILKGLDFVAEYPALLTLGIKPNRPETGYGYIQIDDDGDRDIKPAKTFTEKPNLELAKVFLESGEFFWNSGIFIWNVQSVIKALQRHLPELSNRFEAGAGIFGTPGEKDFIREQFAACPNISIDFGLMEKASNVFVLCSEFGWADLGTWGSLYEFSPKDRSGNAERPGKRLQYECNDNIVAAPDEKLIVLQGLDDYIIADTENVLLICKKSEEQRIRQFVTDAKVKFGNDYI; the protein is encoded by the coding sequence ATGAAAGATAGATATTGTGTGATTATGAGCGGAGGAATCGGTAGCCGTTTCTGGCCTTTCAGCCGTACCGACCGGCCAAAACAATTTCTCGATTTCTTCGGAACCGGCCGTACATTACTACAATCGACTTACGACCGTTTCAGCCGGATTATCCCACCCGAAAATATTTTTATCTCTACCAACGAACTGTATGCAGAACTGGTAAGCGACCAGTTGCCCGAAGTGGAAGAAGACCACATATTACTCGAACCTCAACGGCGTAACACAGCCCCCTGCATTGCATGGGCGGCTTATCATATACAGGCATTGAACCCGAACGCAAATATTGTCGTAACTCCTTGCGATCACCTTATCTTAAGAGAAGATACCTTTGCCGAAAGTATATTGAAAGGGTTGGATTTTGTTGCTGAATATCCGGCATTACTCACTTTAGGAATAAAACCCAACCGTCCTGAAACAGGTTATGGATACATTCAAATCGATGATGACGGCGATCGCGATATAAAACCGGCTAAAACATTTACCGAAAAGCCAAATCTCGAATTAGCCAAAGTATTTCTCGAAAGCGGAGAGTTTTTTTGGAACTCAGGTATTTTTATCTGGAATGTACAATCGGTAATAAAAGCTTTGCAGCGACATTTACCCGAATTATCGAACCGATTCGAGGCTGGAGCAGGAATTTTCGGAACACCCGGCGAAAAAGACTTCATACGAGAACAATTTGCGGCATGCCCTAATATTTCGATCGATTTCGGATTAATGGAAAAAGCCTCTAACGTTTTTGTCCTTTGCTCGGAATTCGGTTGGGCCGATCTGGGAACATGGGGCTCATTATACGAATTTTCGCCAAAAGACCGGTCGGGAAACGCAGAACGACCAGGAAAACGTTTACAATACGAATGCAATGACAATATTGTTGCCGCTCCCGATGAAAAACTTATCGTATTACAAGGACTTGATGATTATATTATCGCCGATACCGAAAATGTTTTACTTATATGTAAAAAAAGCGAAGAACAACGCATTCGTCAATTCGTCACCGACGCAAAAGTAAAATTCGGAAACGATTATATTTAA
- a CDS encoding SIMPL domain-containing protein (The SIMPL domain is named for its presence in mouse protein SIMPL (signalling molecule that associates with mouse pelle-like kinase). Bacterial member BP26, from Brucella, was shown to assemble into a channel-like structure, while YggE from E. coli has been associated with resistance to oxidative stress.), protein MKKIVSTIILLLAFTLPLFAQDNNVRYIEVTGSSETEVIPDEIHFIIQIREYWKEEFEKKNKPENYKTKVPLSEIEKNLMQVLQTAGIRKQDIHIQQIGDYWREEGKDFLISKNFDITVKDFGTIDKIVKNIDTKGIQTMRIGELKNKNIADYRIKGKIAALKAAKSKAESLTSALGKQLGDVLRITEIDDKNQYFFQPQISLNSNISFTEDNHWNNFRTIKLRYEMTVRFEIK, encoded by the coding sequence ATGAAAAAGATCGTATCTACCATAATTCTACTATTAGCTTTTACTCTCCCTCTTTTTGCACAAGATAATAACGTACGGTATATCGAAGTCACAGGCAGTTCTGAAACAGAGGTCATCCCCGATGAAATACACTTTATTATACAAATAAGAGAATATTGGAAAGAAGAATTCGAGAAAAAGAATAAACCAGAAAACTACAAAACCAAAGTACCGCTCTCTGAAATTGAAAAAAATTTAATGCAAGTTCTCCAGACTGCCGGTATCAGGAAACAAGATATCCATATTCAACAAATCGGAGACTATTGGCGGGAAGAAGGAAAAGATTTTCTGATCAGTAAAAATTTCGATATCACGGTAAAAGATTTCGGAACCATCGATAAAATTGTTAAGAATATTGACACAAAAGGAATACAAACGATGAGAATCGGCGAATTGAAAAACAAAAATATAGCCGATTATCGTATTAAAGGAAAAATCGCCGCATTAAAAGCCGCCAAATCTAAAGCAGAATCTCTAACGAGTGCTCTGGGAAAACAATTGGGCGACGTATTACGCATTACCGAGATAGATGACAAAAATCAATATTTTTTCCAACCACAAATCTCATTGAACAGTAATATATCTTTTACGGAAGATAATCATTGGAATAATTTCAGAACCATTAAACTACGATATGAGATGACAGTACGATTCGAAATCAAATAG
- a CDS encoding DMT family transporter: MKQYLFLLLAILCEISGTSTLKLSEQFTKFWPSVFTIAAYTASFYCLSIVLKAIPVGIAYAIWSGAGIVFITLIGLLFFKQHLDLPAIIGLLLIIAGVIIINVFSKTVSH; the protein is encoded by the coding sequence ATGAAACAATATTTATTTTTACTCTTAGCGATCCTTTGCGAGATCAGTGGGACTTCTACCCTGAAACTATCCGAACAGTTTACCAAATTTTGGCCCAGTGTATTTACGATTGCCGCTTACACAGCCTCTTTCTATTGTCTCAGTATAGTACTGAAAGCCATACCGGTAGGTATTGCCTATGCGATCTGGTCGGGGGCAGGCATCGTATTTATTACTCTTATCGGGCTTTTGTTTTTTAAACAGCATTTAGATTTACCGGCCATAATAGGCCTTTTACTCATCATAGCAGGTGTAATTATCATAAATGTATTCTCTAAAACAGTAAGTCACTAA
- a CDS encoding DUF418 domain-containing protein produces the protein MNHTNTIIPKKRINSIDALRGFALFGILMFHCMEHFDLMTIPVIDSPIWQTIDNGVYSVISFLFAGKAYAIFSLLFGLSFFMQMDSQAEKGIDFRWRFLWRLTILLLLGYLNGLVYMGEFFVVYAILGIILIPLFKVPSKWLIIIAGLLFLQIPDIISFISLLSGKTPNEPSAAVSYMDQLYVTCADIFTNGSLKEVVEFNSWKGQ, from the coding sequence ATGAATCACACCAATACTATTATACCTAAAAAAAGAATTAATTCAATAGACGCACTTCGCGGATTCGCCTTATTCGGGATTCTTATGTTTCACTGCATGGAGCATTTCGATCTGATGACAATCCCTGTCATCGATTCACCGATATGGCAAACGATTGATAATGGCGTATACTCTGTAATATCTTTCCTTTTTGCCGGTAAAGCCTATGCTATTTTTTCTCTTTTATTTGGTTTGAGTTTTTTTATGCAAATGGACTCACAAGCAGAAAAAGGGATAGATTTTCGTTGGCGTTTTCTTTGGAGATTAACGATATTACTATTATTAGGATACCTCAACGGTCTCGTCTATATGGGTGAATTTTTCGTAGTTTATGCTATTTTAGGTATTATACTTATTCCTTTATTTAAAGTACCCTCTAAATGGCTCATTATCATTGCCGGTTTACTTTTTTTACAAATACCCGATATAATCAGTTTTATATCTTTACTCAGTGGTAAAACACCTAATGAACCCAGTGCTGCGGTCTCCTATATGGATCAGCTATATGTAACATGCGCCGACATATTTACAAACGGCAGTTTAAAAGAGGTTGTCGAATTTAATTCATGGAAAGGTCAGTAA